The following DNA comes from Thunnus thynnus chromosome 3, fThuThy2.1, whole genome shotgun sequence.
ATTTATTACGTTATATCTGTAACGCTAACCCATTGAAGAAGATTGATTgcacacaagaaaaatgagaacATGTTTATCTACTGAGCAACTATTTTCTGACTTGTGAAATTACTGCAGAAAAAAGTCCCACATCCTAtttttgtcttcactctgaATGTTTCGcaataaataatacatgtgTTCCTGCAGGATGCTCATAAAAACCAGATGACCTGACTCGAACTGTGCCCACATGAGCAAGTACAGTTTTTGTTAAGTGAGTAGGGACAATAAAGCAATTTTAAATTATGCCTCTTCTCAGATATGACGAGTTAGAATTGGATCAATATTGTAGTAATCTTGTACACATATGGCAGTCGTCTTGTCGTGACCCGCAGCTCAAATGTCGTGGAGAAAAAGGGGTTGTTGAAAACAGCTTGCAGGCAACAGTGCACAAATACagctcacttcctgtttctgcgTCTTTGCTGCccaaataattttaatattacaacCAAATGGTTTTGGAGTGAGGCTGTATTTAGTATTTGTAGTGTTTCTATTTGAGTGTGCTCACAGTAACAATGCtataatgtttactgttttaattTAGAGTGTTAGCAGCtcaggctgatgggaatgtcattagttttgtgggtatttggtcaaaaaccaCCACTACCATTTAGACTTTTTAGTTCAGAGGAGAAGTCAGGGGTTCACTGAAgatacatcatctgggaaccatgagtGTCTGTACCAAACTTTATGCCAGATAATCAaatggttgttgagatatttcagtctggatcgaCCGACATTGCCATTCCTAGATAAAGTTGTAGATGTGGATGCTGTAATAGAGGAAAACTAAAACGGGTTGGATGGATGGTGGTGTTAGAGCGCTTATTGTAATCACCCCACAAAAACAACCGGGTACCAATAAATCGTCAGTATATGGCTCCTCACTCAGTTTAATCCCACCAAGATGGCCAACCGGGTGGCCCGCTGCTCAGCGCGGCCATCATGACGCTAGAATAGATGTTTGATGCCCATGAACAACCAGTGTGAACAGTTTGAAATGTAAAAGGGAGTAAATCACTAAAGAAAACATGATGTTATTGGATCAGAGTACAAAGACAGTGATGTGTCTCTGTTatcctcctctcatcctctccccAGTATCTAGCCTTACCGGAGACCACAGTGGGACGCTACGCATACGTCTACGATGTTGGCGTGAACGGCAGCGCGCTCTCCCTCTGCCAACAGTACTACAAGAAGGGACGCATCGACCCGGCCAACGACACCTTCAGTATAGACCCTCACATCATCACAGGTACACGAACCACACCGTACGACGTGAAGGAGACGTTAACATTGCTAGCAGTGCTGGAAAACTGTTCTCAGCTCTGTGCACTGCTGATAAGTGaactttttcctctgtgtgacAAGTTGTCGgtgaaaactgtgaaataacaGTTCAGCGGGTATGAACAGCACATCAAAGGAGATACGTACCGTGGTATGAGTTATACAACGTTTTAATTGTCACATCACATAAAAAGCACTGTTAGCGTCGGTGCCACTGCGTGTTAACCAGAGCGGCTGTTATCTCAGTCAAGTTCACTGATAAACACAACTGTATGCTTCCTTTTTATactaaaataaactgtaaaatgcaGATAGTGCCACAGAGGCAGACCAAATGAAGCATAAATAGTTCTAAAAAAGGGTGCCTCATGCATAGTTTGCATataatgtagttttaaaaagtcagaGGGCGAGTAGTGTACAATTATCTGCAGACTAGCCGGACTGACAGTTGTTGCCTGTAGGGTCAAAATAAGCAACCTCTCTTATcacttcagagggaaatgtcTCAGTGGGACGAATGTTTGAGGGTGTTTTCTGGCTGCCGGAGCTGGAGTGTATTCTCAACAAAGTGCtacaaaagctttttttaaaaaaaaataactcaaactTCAAGAAATAAACAATCCCAGACATACATTTATACCATGACATACACTTTAGCTCATAATGTGGAGCCCTAATCACATGTTCTTGTATCAATTGAAagaactgaaaaacaaaacatttttttaatcatatagACAATGAATGCACCTCAGGAGAAGTATTGATAAAGTCCCCCCTCTAACTcaacaatgtgtttttggatatttgagcttcactgtgcagaatgaagAGAAATACAAGGATGCAACCTCTTATTATGGTTTTACTTCCTCGTATTAAAGCCTAACATCACCTCATATCACATGTGTGTCAAGTATCTTTGTGATCTGCCTCTAATAATTCTGCTAAGATGTTGTActcaatatatactgtatagagGAATAgcaaaatgtctttcttttcgATAGTAATTCATGCCAGTGTTTACTCAACATGACTTTTCTCTGTGTGGTCTATCTTCAGACTGTATAGGTGTGAACCCTCTGTCGGTGCCTCCAGCTCCGCTAACCGACACCTACAAGAACTTTACGCTCAAGTTCCACAAGTAAGGCTTCATTTTTCACATCTTGCCTTCGTCAGCAAGATTATCTCTATAGTATCTGATGACATTCAACGAGTCACTTATCTCTGCTGCACACGCGCAACTCAAGCATGTGTGCAAGAACACCGACACGGGTTTCATTACAAAAAACTTCACACAGAGCTATGAATAGTTTCTCATCCTGCTTCATGTGTGGTTTTGGTCATCCTTTTAATAACATGAAATACCTGCTTccgtctctgtttctctctcaatTTCCAactatgtgtttgtttcttgttctttcaAGGTTCGTTAACGTCACCATAGAGTTTCAGCTGAAGGCGATCAATATACAGACCATCATCAACAATGAGATCCCAGACTGCTACACTTTTTACATAACAGTGAGTAAAACCCTTGGTGCTCGGTCCAGAGGTGATGCATGACATGTTGAAGAGAACTTACTGTATTTGACATATTTAGGGGCAGCGATCTTTACAAGCATGTCATTAAAGCTACAATATGCAAGTTCTGGAAACCAAGCTAGCAGTAACATGAGACTTGAAAGCGAACCACTCCGttcctcccttcctttcctctcGGTGCTCCGTTGCGCTCAGCTCTTCACCTTCAACACGACCAATGTATTGATTTCACCCTGAGGACTGGAAGTAACGGACTTCTTAGATTGCAAGTATCAGGAGCTTGTGAGTGAGCCAAAGCCACGTCTTTATGAGAGGAGCAGTCGGCCAGAAGTGTCTTCATGTAGTGATTGACAGCCATGAGCTCCCATCACTGACTTTGGCCTCCTTGCTTAAAAACTTGAGAAGAGAACATCTCTGTACTGCTGCCGGGCTGTTCAATGACCCTAACAGAAGTCAACATCTTTCCACAGAAAGATATACTTTAGAGCATATGTCAActaaaaaatataagaaaatctCCTACACACTATAGCTTTAAAGCCTTCAAATTTCTGTAAACATAATGAACATAAATATTTTCTGAATTGTCTGCTGGTCTCCTCTCTCCTACAGATAGTACTGGACAACAAGTCTCACAGCGGTAAGGTGAAGATCCGGCTAGAAAACCAGGCGACCATAAAGGAGTGTAAGGACCCGAGCGTCTCTGGACATGGTGAGAACACATGAGTGGACGGACGGTGCTCTTGAAAATAAGGAAGAGCAGCATGAACATAAAACTCAAAGCAGTCGCATTAATACTGCAGTACGCAAGTGAAAGTTAACACTGAGCTGGTAGCAAGCTAAAGGTGTGAAGCAAAATGAGGAAATCTTGTGTTTCTTACAGTTATAAATACTGAAGAACAGGAAGTTTCACCTCATGTAGGTATTTATATGGCAGCAGTTGTAAGCAGAAgggctctgctgctgccacatCGAAGTGAAAGACTGTTAACAcctctgctttctttctttttgaacCCACAGCTGAGAATTACACGCGTGTGGCGTTTGATGTCGCTGTAGCTCTGGTGTGcatgctgtcactgctgctgtgtggacGCTCCATACTGCGAGGCATCGTCCTGCAACAGGTAAGGGAAGTCTGTTACATCCaaaggatataaaaaaaaaaacatcacagaatAAATCGTTGTTTATAATCCCCTTGATGTGTCGCTATAAACCTCTCACTGCCAGGACGTctcatgtttcctctctcttcctctctctgtgtgtttctcaggAGTTTGTGCACTTCTTCAAGGAGACTCTGGATCGTAAAGTGTGCTGGGCAGACCGCCTGGAGTTCATTAACGGCTGGTacatcctcctcatcatcagcGACATCCTCACCATCACTGGCAGTGTCATCAAAATTGGCATAGAGTCTAAGGTGTTTATAGTCTTACACACAGAGTATTTTAACTCTATCGATACTTTGATAATCTGCCATGTGCTCCTTGTCAAACTATaatccttctttctctcctgaCAGAATATGTCCTCCTATGACTTATGTGGCATCCTCTTGGGGACCTCCACTCTGCTGGTGTGGGTGGGAGTCATTCGCTACCTCACGTTCTTCCAGAAGTACAATGTGAGTTACAGATACGCTGCTGTGCATCAACTGATAATGTTGTAACTGGTTTGCTGATTTAATAAACTTGTCAGAAGGTGAGAAAATGATCCTCTTAATGGTTTGATATAATCTAATAAACCCTGTTAATCTAATCtctccgctctctctctctcacatcgTAATCTGATCGGCGTGATGTCTCCAGATCCTGATCGTGACACTTCGAGCGGCGTTCCCCAATGTGATCCGGTTCTGCTGCTGCGTGGCCGTCATCTATCTGGGCTACTGCTTCTGTGGTTGGATCGTTCTGGGACCGTACCACGTGAAGGTTTGTGAAAAatttattttggtctgtaaataattacacaaacaATCCAGCTTTACATTTCAGTTCATCTTCATTTCTTAATGTTTGCAGAGGTTTGATTGAGTTTATCGTTTTCTGTCCCGCAGTTCCGTTCTCTGTCCATGGTGTCGGAGTGCCTGTTCTCCCTCATTAACGGGGACGACATGTTCGTGACGTTCTCGGAGATGCAGGAGAGCAGCACTCTGGTGTGGCTGTTTAGTCAAGTTTACCTGTACACCTTCATCTCCCTCTTCATCTACATGGTGCTGTCGCTCTTCATCGCTCTCATCACAGGAGCCTACGAGACCATCAAGGTATGAAACGAGGTTGACTTAAACCGACTGCTTGACCTGTGTCACAACTACAGTATAGAATATTAAACCTGGTCAAAACGGCTGCGTAAAATAGTTTTCACatagttaaataataataataattatctcATTGATTTCCTCAGCACCAAACCCAGGAACCCATACACATCACCGACCTTCATGCCTTCATAGCAGAGTGTACAGACGCACCGAGCTCTGGGAAGTTCAGAGGTCTGGAGACGTCGCCGTGCtccttcttctgctgctgtgacaggtgagaggaaatgagatcaacaacaacagcagcgaTTTCTCTGCTGCGTCTCATTAGACGTGGCAGGTGACACACTGACAAAGACAGAATAATTATATTGCGATTAATTATGTCTAAAAGTAAAAAGCAAGAGATAAGA
Coding sequences within:
- the mcoln1a gene encoding mucolipin-1a, encoding MAATEQQDFTERQDLSSSVTHYRSTDSSGEHDHHSNSHGSNHSNHQLPTAMAGHWVGATQEEEAIRRKLKYFFMSPCDKYHAKGRKPYKLVLQLLKIVIVTAQLVLFGLSNQVVVTFKEENTMTFKHLFLKDYDESLDDSFAVYTQQDVYDHIFYAVEQYLALPETTVGRYAYVYDVGVNGSALSLCQQYYKKGRIDPANDTFSIDPHIITDCIGVNPLSVPPAPLTDTYKNFTLKFHKFVNVTIEFQLKAINIQTIINNEIPDCYTFYITIVLDNKSHSGKVKIRLENQATIKECKDPSVSGHAENYTRVAFDVAVALVCMLSLLLCGRSILRGIVLQQEFVHFFKETLDRKVCWADRLEFINGWYILLIISDILTITGSVIKIGIESKNMSSYDLCGILLGTSTLLVWVGVIRYLTFFQKYNILIVTLRAAFPNVIRFCCCVAVIYLGYCFCGWIVLGPYHVKFRSLSMVSECLFSLINGDDMFVTFSEMQESSTLVWLFSQVYLYTFISLFIYMVLSLFIALITGAYETIKHQTQEPIHITDLHAFIAECTDAPSSGKFRGLETSPCSFFCCCDRTTTYEDVLLVN